Proteins from a genomic interval of Demetria terragena DSM 11295:
- a CDS encoding DinB family protein: MSTDFERSALIETLDRHRGFLLHTAEGLSEEQARTTSTVSELTIASLLKHVADTEEQWMQFAVRGAPAFGGSGVYESDVDWEAVDTEAEATGGDWSDSEWDDARFVLSDDETLEALRARVGEVSAKTTDVLRTADLDSEHLLPEAPWFEAGVSWSVRRVALHMLAEISQHAGHADVIREAIDGQKSMG, translated from the coding sequence ATGTCAACGGATTTCGAGCGCAGCGCCCTGATCGAGACCTTGGACCGGCATCGCGGATTCCTGCTCCATACCGCCGAAGGACTCTCGGAGGAACAGGCGCGTACCACCAGCACGGTCTCCGAGTTGACGATTGCCTCCCTCCTGAAGCACGTCGCTGACACCGAAGAGCAGTGGATGCAGTTCGCCGTGCGCGGAGCGCCAGCGTTCGGTGGTTCAGGTGTCTATGAGTCAGACGTCGACTGGGAAGCCGTCGACACGGAGGCTGAAGCGACCGGCGGGGACTGGTCCGACAGCGAGTGGGACGACGCCCGCTTCGTCCTCTCCGACGACGAGACCCTGGAGGCCCTGCGCGCCCGAGTGGGCGAAGTGAGTGCCAAGACGACGGATGTGCTGCGTACGGCCGACCTCGACAGCGAGCACCTCCTCCCCGAGGCGCCCTGGTTCGAGGCCGGTGTGAGCTGGTCAGTCCGCCGCGTCGCGTTGCACATGCTCGCCGAGATCAGCCAGCATGCCGGCCACGCTGACGTCATTCGCGAGGCCATCGACGGGCAGAAATCGATGGGCTGA
- a CDS encoding Fpg/Nei family DNA glycosylase, translating to MPEGHVLHRISHTLNAHLTGQVVRSSSPQGKFAAAEDVDGREFAGAEAYGKHLFVGFAGLEERVNIHLGLLGKFFFTDHHAPEEIGAIRWRLSTEQPPWTMDLRGPNVCELKSPTQVAAITAALGPDPLRADADPERAWERIHRSGSPIASLCMDQKIFAGVGNIYRAEALYRHGIDPFMAGKFLRRHEFEALWDDFVELMPLGVRDGRIDTVYPEHSPEATGRAPRVDAHGGQVYVYRRAEQPCLVCGRPVSTQVLSGRNLFWCRTCQPRSRRRTVRG from the coding sequence GTGCCCGAGGGACATGTCTTACACCGCATCAGCCACACGCTGAACGCCCACCTGACCGGTCAAGTGGTCCGATCCTCAAGCCCACAAGGCAAATTCGCAGCGGCCGAAGATGTTGACGGGCGTGAGTTCGCGGGCGCGGAGGCATACGGCAAGCACCTGTTCGTCGGCTTCGCCGGATTAGAAGAACGAGTCAACATTCACCTCGGCTTGCTGGGAAAGTTCTTCTTCACCGACCATCACGCACCTGAGGAGATCGGGGCGATTCGCTGGCGTCTCTCGACGGAGCAGCCACCGTGGACGATGGATCTGCGCGGACCCAATGTGTGCGAACTGAAGAGTCCGACGCAGGTGGCAGCGATCACGGCGGCCCTCGGACCAGACCCGCTACGTGCCGATGCCGATCCCGAGCGTGCCTGGGAACGCATCCATCGGTCCGGATCGCCGATCGCGTCCTTGTGCATGGATCAGAAGATTTTTGCCGGGGTAGGAAACATCTATCGTGCCGAGGCGCTCTACCGACACGGGATTGACCCGTTCATGGCGGGAAAGTTCCTGCGCCGCCACGAGTTTGAGGCGCTATGGGACGACTTCGTCGAGCTCATGCCGCTCGGCGTACGCGACGGCCGCATCGACACAGTTTACCCGGAGCACTCCCCCGAGGCGACCGGTCGCGCGCCACGCGTCGATGCCCATGGCGGCCAGGTGTACGTCTACCGCCGCGCTGAACAGCCCTGCTTGGTCTGTGGGCGTCCAGTGTCCACGCAGGTTTTGTCGGGTCGGAACCTGTTTTGGTGTCGAACCTGTCAACCGCGCTCACGCCGCCGGACGGTTCGGGGCTGA
- a CDS encoding MFS transporter codes for MHTVTSRTFTRIHPAWWVAAATCLTIIGAAGFRSTPGVLMDPLHREFGWSHGLIGSAVSINLLLFGLTAPFSAALMERFGIRRVVASALLLVSLGSGLTLWMTTSWQLILFWGVLVGLGTGAMSMALVATVVNRWFVTRRGLVSGVLTAAGATGQLIFLPVLAWLADVYGWRWSAGVVAAVALAVVPLVLVMMHNHPSSIGVAAYGAADSEPVAPPPVASGAAGLAIRALREAAKSPVFWLLAGTFAICGASTNGLVGTHFIPAAHDHGMAQPVAASLLALIGIFDVVGTIFSGWLTDRVNPALLLGIYYLGRGLSLFLLPSLFGDSVGPNMLVFILFYGLDWVATVPPTMALAREHFGGSAAIVFGWIFAAHQFGAAAAAVLAGVVRDQLGTYDLAWYVAGGLCLGAAALFVPMATRRPDAPVEAGADTQAAAR; via the coding sequence ATGCATACCGTGACCAGCCGGACCTTCACTCGCATCCATCCCGCGTGGTGGGTTGCCGCCGCAACCTGTCTGACCATCATTGGTGCTGCCGGATTTCGCTCCACCCCAGGCGTTCTCATGGATCCGCTCCACCGTGAGTTCGGCTGGTCGCACGGGCTGATTGGGTCGGCCGTCTCCATCAACCTTCTCCTCTTCGGACTGACGGCGCCCTTCTCGGCCGCGCTCATGGAGCGGTTCGGCATCCGCCGCGTGGTTGCCTCGGCGCTCTTGCTGGTCAGCCTCGGCTCCGGACTGACCCTCTGGATGACGACCTCCTGGCAGCTAATCCTGTTCTGGGGCGTGCTGGTCGGCCTGGGCACGGGCGCGATGTCGATGGCGCTGGTCGCCACCGTCGTCAATCGCTGGTTTGTCACACGACGTGGACTGGTGAGCGGAGTTTTGACCGCTGCGGGCGCGACCGGGCAACTCATCTTCCTGCCCGTACTGGCCTGGCTCGCCGACGTCTACGGGTGGCGGTGGTCGGCCGGAGTCGTTGCCGCTGTCGCTCTCGCAGTTGTGCCTCTTGTCCTGGTCATGATGCACAACCACCCGAGTTCCATTGGCGTGGCGGCTTACGGCGCGGCGGATTCCGAGCCGGTGGCTCCCCCGCCGGTCGCCAGCGGTGCCGCCGGGCTAGCGATTCGAGCGCTGCGCGAGGCAGCAAAGTCTCCCGTTTTCTGGTTGCTCGCCGGGACCTTTGCGATTTGCGGGGCCAGCACCAACGGCCTGGTGGGCACGCACTTCATCCCGGCAGCGCACGACCATGGGATGGCACAACCGGTCGCCGCATCACTTCTGGCCCTCATTGGCATCTTCGACGTCGTCGGGACGATCTTCTCCGGCTGGCTCACCGACCGAGTGAATCCCGCTCTGCTCTTGGGCATCTACTACCTCGGGCGTGGCCTGTCCCTCTTCCTCCTCCCGAGCCTGTTCGGTGACAGTGTCGGCCCGAACATGCTGGTCTTCATCCTGTTCTACGGCCTCGACTGGGTCGCGACCGTCCCGCCGACCATGGCCTTGGCGCGAGAGCACTTCGGAGGCAGCGCCGCCATCGTCTTCGGCTGGATTTTCGCCGCCCACCAGTTCGGTGCGGCCGCAGCTGCGGTTCTTGCTGGAGTTGTCCGCGACCAACTCGGAACGTATGACCTGGCCTGGTACGTCGCCGGCGGGCTCTGCCTCGGCGCCGCGGCTCTCTTCGTGCCGATGGCGACCCGACGCCCAGATGCGCCCGTCGAGGCGGGTGCGGACACGCAGGCCGCCGCGCGATAA
- a CDS encoding TIGR03936 family radical SAM-associated protein, protein MAKRVPEGPAPDPAVQKLRVQYAKRGRLRFTSTRDFQRALERALRRAQVPMAYSAGFHPHPKISYANAAATGTASEAEYFEIHLREQREPAEVKRLLDEALPPGLDVVAVVEAQPGALADRLEASQWSLRFAPADQPKLGAALAAFVQESEVEVTRMMKKGPRTFDVRSAVLDSELVEADDGAPELRLVLRHTVPAVRPDDLLSGLALVDGFEPTRPPLITRLAQGPLVEGNVADPL, encoded by the coding sequence ATGGCCAAGCGCGTTCCCGAGGGTCCGGCACCTGACCCCGCCGTTCAGAAGTTGCGCGTCCAGTACGCCAAGCGCGGACGCCTCCGCTTCACCTCGACCAGAGACTTCCAGCGCGCCCTGGAGCGGGCGTTGCGACGCGCGCAGGTACCAATGGCGTACTCCGCGGGCTTCCACCCGCACCCCAAAATCTCGTACGCGAACGCCGCCGCCACAGGTACCGCGAGTGAGGCTGAGTATTTCGAGATCCACCTGCGCGAGCAGCGTGAGCCCGCTGAGGTGAAACGACTACTGGACGAGGCACTTCCGCCCGGCCTTGACGTCGTCGCGGTGGTAGAAGCGCAGCCGGGAGCTTTGGCCGATCGGCTAGAGGCATCCCAGTGGTCGCTGCGGTTTGCGCCAGCGGATCAGCCGAAGTTGGGAGCGGCGCTCGCCGCCTTTGTCCAGGAGTCTGAGGTCGAGGTCACCCGCATGATGAAGAAGGGGCCGCGGACCTTTGACGTACGAAGCGCGGTCCTGGATTCCGAGCTCGTTGAGGCCGATGACGGCGCGCCCGAACTCCGCTTGGTGCTGCGCCACACCGTCCCGGCCGTACGCCCCGATGACCTGCTCAGCGGGCTCGCCTTGGTCGACGGTTTCGAGCCGACCCGACCGCCGCTGATCACTCGCCTCGCGCAGGGTCCGCTCGTCGAAGGCAACGTGGCCGACCCTCTCTAA